The Anticarsia gemmatalis isolate Benzon Research Colony breed Stoneville strain chromosome 1, ilAntGemm2 primary, whole genome shotgun sequence sequence CTTATTTAGACTGCATTATTAAAGGAGCCACGGAATGTAATTTACcagaatattatattgaagAACTAAAGAAGATTCCTAACAATGGACAGTTAGCGTCTCCGGAAATGATTGAAAAATTGAGTAAACCTTTCTAAATACTTTTCATAAGTATTTGCTGACAACTTTAAAATGGTTCtcaataaagtataataaataaattgtattatgtcTGTGAttacataaagaaaatattatgaatgaatgaataaaataataatattgtgatcTGTTATTCGCTTTTTACTTCTAACGCACCATAATCTATGAAAATCATCTCAATTTCTCAATTCTCAAGTATGCGCCAGTCTTACAAATGGAGATAAAATATTCGTTGCttaaacatatttctttatttatttgtttctaacATAAATGCGGCCTCGTAACTTTTTGATATGTAGAGCCTGATTTACTGCATTTACTGGCACTCCACCTAGCTTTAAGAAACTGATTCATAgtttaatacctacctacttcttGCCACCTGTCACCATAAAGCAAGAAAatataatgtcaatatttcctaacagtattttattctttttggtTTTAGAGATAAATACATCTTTATTTTAGattggtaatatttttgtaacattagaGTACCTACCACAATAACAACATGACCACTAAGatgatagatatttataaacaagataCTTTCCTGTATTTCGCTTATAGTGCCAATTTACTAACATTTagagtaaaaatgtttaatccTACAGCAGAATTTGTTTCCATAGCGAGGTTGGACGTAAGTGACTTCTAAACAATATGCAAGTATCCAAAAATTTCCGTCACTCTTTCATTTTAGACTTATCATCGTATACGTTATAGAATTACAGACTTGACTTCATAAAGTACTCCAAGTTCTGGGGTGGACCTACTGCTACTATAGTGCCCACAGCAAATGCTCATACGTGGGGAGTCATATGGAGATTACACAAAGACGATAAGATTTCACTCGACGAGTGAGTTTATTCACTTACATTTCCTTTTTTTATGCAATCCTTCCCAACCAGATCCACGTAAAAACACTAGGTATATTAGCAAGTTATAGCATGCTTAGACTACTTAATAGATATAAGTAAACATAGATGTTCCAAGCCAGTTAGAAGTTCATGTAGATTGActataatttacattttcagCCAAAAAGGGGTGGATATCAAAACTTTCTTTGTTAAATTCGTCACTGTGCACACGCCACATATGGGAGATTTTATATGCCGCTCATATATGAAGAAAGTGTATCCATTACCTAGAGGTGACAATGACTCAATACCCGTAGAGCGCTGGCCATCTCGCACCTACAAAGAAGTGTTGATTATGGGAGCTCGCCAACATGGACTTCCAGAACACTATATCAAGTTTCTAAGAAGATTGAAACACAACGGTGATGACGGTGGTTGGTTCACGGGACTATTACTGAGGCGCTATGCTAACAATAAAGTATGCGAGTGTCGAGTACCAGGAAGAATACCCAGAGAACCTCTCAAAAAGACCTTGACTTGGAGCGCcaaagttaaaaaaagtaaaggatgataaatcaaagaaaaacgAGCCGATTACAAAAAATGAGAAATCAGTTTTATTTCGAGAAATCACGAATGGATTTTCCtccttttaaatattcaaacgaAGGATGCTACAGGATACAATGATattcaaaactatatttaactattttttataactttttattaatataaatattaaaattattaataggtactcggttttcattaaattaattatataaaattgtacacTATATCAATCGTTTGGTGAAATTGTATCTAAATTGAGCATATAGCACAACGCTACCCCGACACTTATACAAAACACATACACAATTCACACAAGGAAATAAATCatttggaaattattttatcagtcagtcataatataattactaaagtGAGGTAATGTAACTGCCTTGTAAAGTGATAATCACAATTAAAcaaatactgataaaaataagAGCATAAGTAACAAAGGTCGACAGTAGGCACAGTCCGCAGAAACGCTGTGTGAGGCAACGTTGTGCGAGACTTGGCCGCAGACACTGCGCCGCGCACCACGCGCCACGCACCGCgcactaataaatataaacatcttCATCGATGGAGGTACTTCACAGAAGCGACGGGCGCAGTAGCGGCCGGCGAGCGTGTGGCGCGGACCAGTGTCTCAGCTCGCTCGTTGTTACGGGACTGCGAGGGACGTGTCACGTGTCCGCCTCACAGTAGACTCCACTGTTATAAATTACATCGCACAACATTCCAGTCGAGCGATGTTTATTTTGGTGGGGCTTTGTCTGTACCACTCTACTGGAACATTTGCGAATAACTTAAAATGGAACTAAATTATAGCTCTAATATATTTAGGTTACGCTTAACGGTACATACCAACGACATTCCTCATAATTGAGCAAAAGGCActatgcaatttttttacacataaaacaatattagtattttgGGATTCCAAGATTCCACTGAACTGTTTGACCGGTGATGCAACGTGCCTTGTGCCCCCGACAACAACACAAAACAAGTGTATGTACTAGCTGCAATCGTCTCCTGCGTCACGTGACGTAAACACTAGTTACTTGATGAGGCTATCTACTAGTTCACAATAAAAGGTGGtcaatgatttaaataaaatactatcgGTAAGCCATTCGTTATACATCGCCCATATCCACGGCCAACCGAGCTGATCGATTCCTGTGGCACAGGTTTCTGATTgtgttaaaatgaaaacaatttattatacttataaaaatttaGCTAAAGTGAGCTCGCATATTGTGGAACAACAAACgtgtgtatataaaataaacggctacataataataaatggagTGGCACCGCGACGTGTTCCGGCCCGCGCCCGCCCCGCTACTGCATCGTGTCCACCTCACACAATCAACAAACCTGCATTGCAATGAAGGCTGGATGTCTGAAGGCACTCGTTTAAACCCTTAAACCACATTATCGTTACAGTTATTATATGATGTACATGCGAGCCCACCCGTCACCAGTCACCCGACTCACCGGCGTCAGTCAGTCAGTGATGCCTGGCCTCACATGTCACGACTGTTATATTGGAGTCTAGCTTTGGTTGGATGTAcatcttattatttatacattttacagtAAATTACAATTATGTAGCTAGCgtcatagttatttatatataactagAAAACTGCCGTCAGTAACACGTCtgttattacaaatacaaacattatgTATAACGTAAGTCCATATTCCAAACATCAATTCACCCACGAACAAGTATTCCACATTATCtctttgatttaattaaaaagtgaaTAACGTTTACAATATACTGCACAATACAACTcgaacaaaaatatcaaaggaACTATGtagttacatatatttattaaacctaAGCTTGCGTCACCGTCAAGTCCAGTGAACTGTATGTCAGAACCTGCAGTTATCAAAATGGAAATACAATACGAACACAATAAGAGTTGaactttataaatacataataacgcTTTCatattacaatttactttaGTCCGCCTCACTTAATccttactttatattatatataaatatatttgtattacacaaacaatataacatttcaGTAACTTATTAAGTGTAGTCTTAACGCAATATTTAATTGTAGCTAGACGTACATAAATAGTCCACTGATTAGTTTGCACAATTAGTTAGACTTTGGTTTGacagaatattttgtttagaacaattataataataaccatTAACAATAGTGGCAGGTATAT is a genomic window containing:
- the LOC142981813 gene encoding gamma-glutamylcyclotransferase-like gives rise to the protein MTTKMIDIYKQDTFLYFAYSANLLTFRVKMFNPTAEFVSIARLDNYRLDFIKYSKFWGGPTATIVPTANAHTWGVIWRLHKDDKISLDDQKGVDIKTFFVKFVTVHTPHMGDFICRSYMKKVYPLPRGDNDSIPVERWPSRTYKEVLIMGARQHGLPEHYIKFLRRLKHNGDDGGWFTGLLLRRYANNKVCECRVPGRIPREPLKKTLTWSAKVKKSKG